In Acidobacteriota bacterium, a single genomic region encodes these proteins:
- the rplE gene encoding 50S ribosomal protein L5 yields MADKKNTEAANGYTPRLRTKYFEEVVPKLRKEFDIENPMGVPRLVKVSLNMGVGEAIQNIKVLDNAVAELTAIAGQLPMTTRAHKSISNFKLREGMPIGARVTLRGTRMWDFLDRLISTALPRVRDFRGIPTKSFDGRGNYTLGVQDHLIFPEIDYNTVDKSQGLNVTIVTTAGNDERALFMLRELGMPFRQPRAAAGRS; encoded by the coding sequence ATGGCAGATAAGAAAAATACCGAGGCGGCGAACGGCTACACCCCCCGCCTGCGGACGAAATATTTCGAAGAGGTGGTGCCGAAGCTCCGCAAGGAGTTCGACATCGAGAACCCGATGGGCGTTCCGCGCCTGGTCAAGGTGAGCCTCAACATGGGCGTTGGCGAGGCGATCCAGAACATCAAGGTTCTGGACAACGCCGTTGCGGAACTGACGGCGATCGCCGGGCAGCTTCCGATGACCACCCGCGCCCACAAGTCGATTTCGAACTTCAAGCTGCGCGAGGGCATGCCGATCGGCGCCCGGGTCACCCTGCGGGGAACGCGCATGTGGGATTTTCTGGATCGCTTGATCTCGACCGCCCTGCCGCGGGTGCGTGACTTCAGGGGCATCCCGACGAAGAGCTTCGACGGTCGCGGCAACTACACCCTAGGTGTCCAGGATCACTTGATCTTTCCGGAGATCGACTACAACACCGTCGACAAGTCCCAGGGCTTGAACGTCACCATCGTGACGACGGCCGGCAACGACGAGCGCGCGCTGTTCATGCTGCGCGAGCTCGGTATGCCGTTCCGTCAGCCCCGCGCCGCCGCGGGCAGGTCGTAA
- the rplX gene encoding 50S ribosomal protein L24, whose protein sequence is MNKLHVKKGDQVLVIAGKDRGAKGKVLRVLAGERRAVVERVNLIKRHTRPNPQQGIQGGVLEREAPIHVSNLMVICPETGKPTRIGRKRLDDGNGVRVAKKSGATLR, encoded by the coding sequence ATGAACAAACTGCATGTCAAGAAAGGCGACCAGGTGCTGGTCATCGCCGGCAAGGACCGCGGTGCCAAGGGCAAGGTCCTGCGGGTCCTGGCCGGAGAGCGCCGGGCGGTGGTCGAGCGGGTCAACCTGATCAAGCGGCACACGCGCCCCAATCCGCAGCAGGGGATCCAGGGCGGCGTGCTCGAACGCGAGGCGCCGATCCACGTTTCCAACCTGATGGTCATCTGCCCGGAAACGGGCAAGCCGACGCGCATCGGGCGCAAGCGCCTGGACGACGGCAACGGTGTCCGGGTGGCGAAGAAGAGCGGCGCGACGCTGCGTTGA
- the rplN gene encoding 50S ribosomal protein L14, whose protein sequence is MIQMGTVLDVADNSGAKKIACIHLRGGSSGQYGRVGDVITASVKEASPDGTVKKGQVVQAVIVRTRKEQRRRDGSYIRFDNNSAVLVNEAGEPVGTRVFGPVARELREKRFMKIVSLAPEVL, encoded by the coding sequence ATGATCCAGATGGGAACGGTATTGGATGTCGCCGACAACTCGGGCGCCAAAAAGATCGCCTGCATTCACCTGCGCGGCGGCTCCTCCGGCCAGTACGGTCGGGTGGGCGACGTGATCACCGCCTCGGTCAAAGAGGCGTCGCCGGACGGCACCGTGAAGAAGGGTCAGGTGGTGCAGGCGGTGATCGTGCGCACCCGCAAGGAGCAGCGTCGGCGGGACGGAAGCTATATCCGCTTCGACAACAACTCGGCGGTGCTGGTCAACGAAGCCGGAGAACCGGTCGGTACCCGCGTGTTCGGCCCGGTGGCCCGGGAGCTACGGGAGAAGCGCTTCATGAAGATCGTTTCCCTCGCGCCGGAGGTGCTGTAA
- the rpsQ gene encoding 30S ribosomal protein S17, producing MTEATETTTPKARGRQQSKVGIVVSDKMDKTVTVAVNKTTMHPLYLRYMKRTTRFAAHDEANECRIGDQVSIISTRPLSKSKRWRVKEILKRAE from the coding sequence ATGACGGAAGCAACGGAAACGACCACGCCGAAGGCGCGCGGACGGCAGCAATCGAAGGTGGGCATTGTGGTGAGCGACAAGATGGACAAGACCGTCACCGTCGCCGTCAACAAGACGACGATGCACCCGCTCTACCTGCGCTATATGAAGAGGACCACCCGGTTCGCCGCTCATGACGAGGCCAACGAGTGCCGCATCGGCGACCAGGTTTCGATTATCTCGACCCGGCCGCTGTCGAAGAGCAAGCGCTGGCGGGTCAAAGAAATTCTCAAGCGGGCCGAGTAG
- the rpmC gene encoding 50S ribosomal protein L29, with translation MKASELREQQIDELLEKERELAQQLFVLRLHKVTGQLEKPSKVREAKRDLARVLTVLREKRAQGGA, from the coding sequence ATGAAGGCTTCGGAACTGCGAGAGCAGCAGATTGATGAGCTCCTCGAGAAGGAGCGGGAGCTTGCGCAGCAGCTGTTCGTCCTGCGCCTGCACAAAGTGACCGGACAGCTCGAAAAGCCGTCCAAAGTGCGCGAGGCCAAGCGGGATCTGGCCCGGGTGCTGACGGTCCTGCGCGAAAAGCGCGCCCAGGGAGGGGCATGA
- the rplP gene encoding 50S ribosomal protein L16, with translation MLMPKKVKYRKEHRGRRTGNAKGGDYIAFGDYALQALEPVWITARQIESARIAITRSIKRGGKVWIRIFPDKPVTKKPLETRMGKGKGAPEEWVAVVKPGRILYELEGVDAETAAQAMRLASYKLPIKTRFVTRNDELR, from the coding sequence ATGTTGATGCCGAAGAAGGTCAAATATCGCAAGGAGCACCGCGGTCGCCGCACGGGCAACGCCAAGGGCGGGGACTACATCGCCTTCGGCGACTACGCCCTGCAGGCCCTCGAACCGGTGTGGATCACCGCCCGGCAGATCGAGTCCGCCCGTATCGCGATCACCCGCTCCATCAAGCGTGGCGGCAAGGTCTGGATCCGGATCTTTCCGGACAAGCCGGTCACCAAAAAGCCTCTGGAAACCCGTATGGGTAAGGGTAAGGGCGCGCCGGAGGAGTGGGTGGCGGTGGTCAAGCCGGGCCGTATCCTCTACGAACTGGAAGGGGTCGACGCCGAGACCGCCGCTCAGGCGATGCGGTTGGCTTCCTACAAGCTGCCGATCAAGACCCGTTTTGTGACGCGCAACGACGAGCTGAGGTGA
- the rpsC gene encoding 30S ribosomal protein S3, with translation MGQKTHPYGFRLVYNKTWHSRWYAESNYADTLLEDVKLREGLKKRLAHAGVSEIDIERAAERMRVTIYTSRPGIIIGRKGAEVDKLRDDLIKQLGREVHINIQEVQRPELDAQLVAQSIAGQLTRRVSFRRAMRKAMESAFRFGAKGVKIMVSGRLGGHEIARTEWYQEGRLPLHTLKADIDYGLAEANTTYGLIGVKVWVYKGDLLRERRRRATA, from the coding sequence GTGGGACAGAAGACACACCCTTACGGGTTCCGGCTGGTCTACAACAAGACCTGGCATTCGCGCTGGTACGCCGAGAGCAACTACGCGGACACCTTGCTGGAAGACGTCAAATTGCGGGAAGGCCTGAAGAAGCGTCTGGCTCATGCCGGCGTCAGCGAGATCGACATCGAGCGCGCCGCCGAGCGCATGCGGGTGACCATCTATACCTCGCGGCCGGGTATCATCATCGGCCGCAAGGGCGCCGAAGTGGACAAGCTGCGCGACGATCTGATCAAGCAACTCGGCCGGGAAGTGCACATCAACATTCAGGAAGTACAGCGGCCGGAGCTCGACGCGCAACTCGTCGCCCAGTCCATCGCCGGCCAGCTCACTCGCCGAGTGTCTTTCCGGCGGGCGATGCGCAAGGCCATGGAATCGGCCTTCCGGTTCGGAGCAAAGGGCGTCAAGATCATGGTTTCCGGCCGCCTCGGCGGCCACGAAATCGCCCGCACTGAGTGGTATCAGGAAGGCCGCTTGCCGCTCCACACGCTGAAGGCGGACATCGACTACGGCCTGGCCGAAGCGAACACCACCTACGGCCTCATCGGGGTCAAGGTGTGGGTCTACAAGGGTGACTTGCTGCGCGAGCGCCGCCGCCGGGCCACGGCCTGA
- the rplV gene encoding 50S ribosomal protein L22 — translation MEVTARLRFHQASPQKVRLVADLIRGKEVDEAASILKLTQKAAARPIEKLLKSAVANAENRDEQADIDRLYVKEIHVDGGPTLKRLRPQPMGRAFRILKRQSHITIKLDSRSGEGE, via the coding sequence ATGGAAGTGACAGCGCGGCTCCGTTTTCATCAGGCATCGCCCCAGAAAGTACGGCTGGTGGCGGACTTGATCCGCGGCAAAGAGGTGGATGAGGCGGCTTCCATCTTGAAGCTGACCCAAAAGGCGGCAGCTCGGCCGATCGAGAAACTGCTCAAGTCGGCGGTAGCCAATGCCGAGAACCGCGACGAGCAGGCCGATATCGATCGCCTGTACGTCAAGGAAATCCATGTGGACGGCGGTCCGACCCTGAAGCGGTTGCGGCCGCAACCGATGGGACGCGCTTTCCGCATTTTGAAGCGGCAGAGCCACATCACGATCAAACTGGACAGCCGGTCCGGAGAAGGAGAGTAG